Proteins found in one Bordetella genomosp. 9 genomic segment:
- a CDS encoding non-ribosomal peptide synthetase — protein MDQTLARRVAGKFMALGPAQRRAAYRQMRETGMDPAQLPILPRDTAPVMSRAQRRLWFLWRMDPADATYHVPGALRLRGRLDVEVVRAALEAVRQRHAALRTRFVADGHGLAAPVVDDDASIVVEHVDLRALDLADREPHGAAVARAWLAQPFDLTAGPLLRAGVIRLEQEEHLLVIVMHHIVSDGWSVRLVMADFAAAYAALLSQGQASLPVAPAIAYTDYAGWQDDLLDAGEHDRQLAYWREALGPEHGALQLPQDYPPRSGAREAATVTVDLDTALASSLRALARERGDTIFMLLLAAFQALLHRYTGQDDIRVGVPAAGRHRAETQDVVGLFVNTQVLAARFHAGSTFADAVAQARAAVLGAQAHPDLPFDSLVDAVRPERGVDQNPLFQVLFNHQQSQGAGAMALPGMACTTYPLGVAALPVDLQCDTVEHGDGRIAFTLRYARDRYAEASLRRLAAHYAAALAALASTPGMRVAEASLLSDEDRDLLRAWGWGAGSENGSGVRAHPLPAALPYPLPAAWRSVGWDQPVHAVIAAQAARTPDAVAVSMAVEAQVGAGAEVAGGAAGTDGVVPLTLTYAELERQSNRLAHRLISLGVGPEQRVAIAAHRHPSLVVSLLAVFKTGAAYVPLDPEYPDDRLAYMVRDSAPALVLTQSWLLDRVRTWTDAVLAVDTLDLSGEPDDAPDVPVHTEQACYVIYTSGSTGKPKGAANRHIGLGNRLAWMQQAYGLRTDDVVLQKTPFSFDVSVWEFFWPLMTGARLALAGVGEHRDAERLMARIVDQGVTTLHFVPSMLHAFVSHCESQAIVAVRDSGAPMLDTARQVLRRVFCSGEALPAELCARFQALFPQTELHNLYGPTEAAIDVTFWDCANTSGTGVPIGRPIAGLRTHVLDANLNEVPPGVAGELYLGGTGLGRGYLNRPGLTADRFIADPFGTGQRLYRSGDLARWNHDGQLEYLGRLDHQVKLRGQRIELGEIEAQLQSLPGVQQAAVLAQMGAPSDAGIAGNAGNSSSAAAGAVSMRLVAYVTPADLDTTALRQTIERSLPAYMVPTAFILLDKLPVTANGKLDRRALPQAEFTATHAYEPPQGQAEETLAAIWREVLGIDPIGRHDNFFEIGGDSILSLQIAARLRQAGWRITPRQMFERQSIAALAEVAVRLGGQEERIHRGGAAGPLAGGASVDAAGQEDIADDTVPGQEVPLLPIQASFLEQPLATHNHWNQAVLLRSDAEIDIAALRIALAAVVAHHDALRLRYRRDADGRWAQRYVQADALDTQAHDMLWDLSARDSAEIEAHCARAQASLDIGIGPLLRAVRISVADGSWRLLLVVHHLAIDGVSWRILLEDLRLAYEQALQLTSTSTSTSTSTSTPTPTPTPTPTPTATPTHTPTLAPTLPARTASYGAWARYLRGQAAAHAPDAQYWLEQPAGDFPSPDHTGGAARLRDQRRVEVSLTREQTQALLRQAPAAYRTQVNDLLLASLASALRHWHGVRAVRIDLEGHGRESGAESPAPPRDAEPPHGAESPHGAESPHGAESPHGDTVTHADAPDVSRTVGWFTSIYPVVLDTDGEPEQLIRRTKEQLRAIPRNGIGHGVLKQWGDPSVRDALANAPQASILFNYLGQFDAGESNGSDWRIANESAGPGQHAQAPISHPLTINGRVYGGRLSLELSYRGGQWAEASMRDLAACWTQALSAVIAHCTSGAQGVTPSDFPLARLTQAELDALPIPAPVSHWQDIYPVTPMQAGMLFHAVYERDATPATATSTAMDTATPTAAATSPVATSAAAIPAVAASQPYINQLRVDVRGLDARRFQAAWVAAVARHDVLRTGFVTGAGEPLQWVARHAELPFEYVALHGDADKVATQLGALAAAQRATGFDLARPPLMRCVLVRVNDDHDHLIWTHHHLLLDGWSLSQLLAEVLGDYAGKAVPRPAGRYRDYLRWLAMRDTQASQAYWAGQLRDLEAPTLLAEAMSTMPGAQAELEDHGAASRYGAWTLNLDDTQCQTLTECARRERVTMNTLVQAAWSLVLNLHTGQDTVAFGATTSGRPEDLPGVQHVLGLYINTLPVLVHLRPTQTAGDWLRELQARNVAAREHEQTPLYEIQRSAGQGGQGGHGGRGLFDTLVVFENYPVDQALKQPLPDGARFSGLVNTEQTSYPLTLVVTQQGGLVLNFSYDRARYDEGTVKALGRRLIQALWRLTAMVRQPLGALGLLAPEDLDRLRAWTDGGGLDDALSGWRDRPVHAVIAAQAARTPDAVAVSMAVEAQAGAAECNPGEAVSDRDAGAGADGDTLTLTYAELERQSNRLARRLMSLGVGPEQRVAIAAHRHPSLVVSLLAVLKTGAAYVPLDPEYPDDRLAYMVQDSAPALVLTQSWLLDRVRTWTDAVLAVDTLDLSGEPDDAPDVPVHAEQTCYVIYTSGSTGKPKGATNRHIGLGNRLAWMQRAYGLRTDDVVLQKTPFSFDVSVWEFFWPLMTGARLALAGVGEHRDAERLLARIVDQGVTTLHFVPSMLHAFVSHCESSPAGDASMLDAARQVLRRVFCSGEALPSELCARFQALFPTTELHNLYGPTEAAIDVTFWDCANTGGTGVPIGRPIAGLRTHVLDANLNEVPPGVAGELYLGGTGLGRGYLNRPGLTADRFIADPFGTGQRLYRTGDLARWNHEGQLEYLGRLDHQVKLRGQRIELGEIEAQLQALPGVQQAAVLAQTGAPSDACNAGNAGNSSTAAGAASMRLVAYVTPADLDATALRQALEQNLPAYMVPSAFVLLDKLPVTANGKLDRRALPQAEFTATQAYEPPQGQAEEALAAIWREVLGIDPIGRHDNFFEIGGDSISVMQVFALLRQRHGVDAGVRALFDAPSITALARSPQLQALCAPDTARADLAAIDSLLNELEI, from the coding sequence ATGGACCAGACCCTGGCGCGCCGCGTCGCCGGAAAATTCATGGCGCTGGGGCCGGCGCAACGCCGCGCCGCCTATCGGCAGATGCGCGAGACGGGCATGGATCCGGCGCAACTGCCCATCCTGCCGCGCGATACGGCGCCGGTCATGTCGCGCGCGCAGCGGCGCTTGTGGTTCCTGTGGCGCATGGATCCGGCTGATGCCACGTATCACGTGCCCGGTGCGCTGCGCCTGCGGGGCCGCCTGGACGTGGAAGTCGTCCGTGCCGCGCTGGAGGCGGTGCGTCAGCGCCATGCCGCCTTGCGCACGCGCTTCGTTGCCGATGGGCATGGACTCGCGGCGCCGGTGGTGGACGACGACGCCTCGATCGTCGTCGAGCACGTCGACCTGCGCGCGCTGGACCTTGCCGACAGGGAACCACACGGCGCGGCGGTTGCGCGCGCCTGGCTGGCGCAGCCATTCGACCTGACCGCGGGGCCGCTGTTGCGCGCCGGCGTCATCAGGCTCGAGCAGGAAGAGCATCTGCTGGTGATCGTGATGCACCACATCGTGTCCGACGGTTGGTCGGTGCGCCTCGTGATGGCGGATTTCGCGGCGGCGTATGCGGCATTGCTGTCGCAGGGCCAGGCATCGCTCCCCGTGGCGCCCGCGATCGCCTATACGGACTATGCGGGCTGGCAGGACGATCTGCTGGACGCCGGCGAGCACGACAGGCAGTTGGCCTACTGGCGCGAAGCGCTGGGCCCGGAGCACGGCGCCCTGCAACTGCCGCAAGACTATCCGCCGCGATCCGGCGCCCGTGAGGCGGCGACGGTCACCGTCGACCTGGATACCGCGCTCGCGAGCAGCCTGCGTGCGCTGGCGCGCGAGCGCGGCGACACGATATTCATGCTGCTATTGGCGGCATTCCAGGCCTTGCTGCATCGCTACACGGGACAGGACGACATCCGCGTGGGCGTGCCGGCGGCGGGACGCCATCGCGCGGAAACGCAGGATGTGGTCGGCCTGTTCGTCAATACGCAGGTGCTGGCCGCGCGCTTCCACGCCGGATCGACGTTCGCGGACGCCGTCGCGCAGGCACGCGCGGCGGTGCTGGGCGCGCAGGCGCATCCGGACCTGCCCTTCGATAGCCTGGTGGATGCGGTGCGGCCGGAACGGGGCGTGGACCAGAATCCCTTGTTCCAGGTGCTGTTCAATCATCAGCAATCGCAGGGCGCCGGCGCGATGGCCTTGCCCGGTATGGCGTGCACGACATATCCCTTGGGGGTGGCGGCGCTGCCGGTGGATCTGCAATGCGATACGGTGGAACACGGCGATGGCCGTATCGCGTTCACGCTGCGTTATGCCCGGGACCGTTATGCGGAAGCGAGCCTGCGTCGGCTGGCGGCGCATTACGCGGCGGCCTTGGCGGCCCTGGCATCGACGCCGGGCATGCGCGTGGCCGAGGCGTCCTTGCTGTCGGACGAGGATCGGGACCTGCTGCGCGCATGGGGCTGGGGTGCCGGATCGGAGAATGGGTCTGGGGTGCGCGCGCATCCGTTGCCGGCGGCATTGCCGTATCCCTTGCCGGCCGCCTGGCGTTCGGTAGGTTGGGACCAGCCCGTCCACGCAGTGATCGCGGCGCAGGCGGCCCGCACGCCGGATGCGGTCGCGGTCAGCATGGCGGTGGAAGCGCAGGTCGGTGCGGGCGCCGAGGTCGCCGGTGGTGCCGCCGGCACCGATGGCGTCGTCCCGTTGACGCTGACGTACGCGGAACTGGAACGGCAGTCGAACCGGCTGGCGCATCGGCTGATATCGCTGGGCGTCGGCCCGGAGCAGCGCGTGGCGATCGCCGCGCATCGACATCCGTCGCTGGTGGTGAGCCTGTTGGCGGTATTCAAGACCGGCGCGGCCTACGTGCCGCTGGATCCGGAGTATCCGGATGATCGTTTGGCCTACATGGTGCGGGACAGCGCGCCCGCGCTGGTGTTGACCCAGTCATGGCTGTTGGATCGCGTACGGACATGGACCGACGCGGTCCTGGCGGTCGATACGCTGGACCTGTCCGGCGAGCCAGACGATGCCCCGGACGTGCCGGTGCACACCGAGCAGGCGTGCTACGTGATCTACACATCCGGCTCCACCGGCAAGCCCAAAGGCGCCGCCAATCGCCACATCGGCCTGGGCAATCGCCTGGCCTGGATGCAGCAGGCCTACGGCCTCCGCACAGACGACGTCGTGCTGCAGAAGACGCCCTTCAGCTTCGACGTCTCGGTGTGGGAGTTCTTCTGGCCGCTGATGACAGGCGCGCGGCTGGCGCTGGCCGGCGTGGGCGAGCATCGCGACGCCGAGCGGCTGATGGCACGCATTGTCGATCAAGGCGTCACGACGCTGCACTTCGTGCCCTCGATGCTGCACGCCTTCGTCTCGCACTGCGAATCGCAGGCGATCGTCGCGGTGCGGGATAGCGGTGCGCCCATGCTGGACACAGCCCGGCAGGTACTGCGCCGCGTCTTCTGCAGCGGCGAAGCGCTGCCCGCGGAGCTTTGCGCGCGCTTCCAGGCCCTGTTCCCGCAGACCGAGCTGCACAACCTCTACGGCCCGACCGAAGCGGCCATCGACGTCACCTTCTGGGATTGCGCGAACACCAGCGGCACCGGCGTGCCCATCGGCCGCCCGATCGCGGGCCTGCGCACGCATGTGCTCGACGCGAACCTGAACGAAGTCCCGCCCGGTGTAGCCGGAGAGTTGTACCTGGGCGGCACGGGCCTGGGCCGAGGCTACCTGAACCGGCCGGGCCTGACCGCCGACCGTTTCATCGCCGATCCTTTCGGCACAGGCCAGAGGCTTTATCGCAGTGGCGACCTGGCCCGTTGGAATCACGACGGCCAGCTCGAATACCTCGGCCGCCTGGACCACCAGGTCAAGCTGCGCGGGCAGCGCATCGAGTTGGGTGAAATCGAAGCGCAGCTCCAGTCGCTACCCGGCGTGCAGCAGGCGGCCGTACTGGCGCAAATGGGCGCGCCGTCGGACGCGGGCATTGCCGGCAATGCCGGTAATTCCAGCAGCGCCGCCGCCGGCGCCGTCAGCATGCGACTGGTCGCATACGTCACGCCAGCGGACCTGGACACCACCGCCTTACGGCAGACCATCGAGCGGAGCCTGCCTGCCTACATGGTGCCGACCGCCTTCATCCTGCTGGACAAGCTCCCGGTGACCGCCAACGGCAAGCTGGACCGCCGGGCGCTCCCCCAAGCCGAATTCACCGCCACGCACGCCTACGAACCCCCGCAGGGCCAGGCGGAAGAAACCCTGGCCGCCATCTGGCGCGAAGTCCTCGGCATCGACCCGATCGGTCGGCACGACAACTTCTTCGAAATCGGCGGCGATTCCATCCTGAGCCTGCAGATCGCGGCGCGGCTGCGGCAGGCGGGCTGGCGCATCACGCCGCGGCAGATGTTCGAACGCCAGAGCATCGCGGCCCTGGCGGAGGTGGCGGTGCGCCTGGGTGGGCAAGAGGAACGCATCCACCGGGGCGGCGCGGCCGGCCCGCTTGCCGGCGGCGCGTCCGTCGATGCCGCGGGTCAGGAAGACATCGCGGACGACACTGTCCCAGGTCAGGAGGTGCCACTGCTGCCCATCCAGGCGTCGTTCCTGGAGCAGCCGCTGGCCACGCATAACCACTGGAACCAGGCGGTCTTGCTGCGCAGCGATGCGGAGATCGACATCGCCGCGCTGCGCATCGCGCTCGCGGCCGTGGTGGCGCACCACGATGCGTTGCGGCTGCGCTACCGGCGCGATGCGGACGGCCGTTGGGCGCAACGGTACGTGCAAGCCGATGCACTGGATACGCAAGCGCATGACATGCTCTGGGACCTGAGCGCGCGCGATTCCGCTGAGATCGAAGCGCACTGCGCGCGGGCGCAAGCCAGCCTGGATATCGGCATCGGCCCGCTGCTGCGCGCCGTGCGCATAAGCGTGGCGGACGGGAGCTGGCGCCTGTTGCTGGTGGTCCACCATCTGGCCATCGACGGCGTGTCCTGGCGCATTCTGCTGGAAGACCTGCGGCTGGCCTACGAACAGGCGCTGCAGTTGACGTCCACGTCCACGTCCACGTCCACGTCCACGTCCACGCCGACGCCGACGCCGACGCCGACGCCGACGCCGACGGCCACGCCCACTCACACTCCCACGTTGGCGCCGACGCTGCCCGCGCGCACCGCCAGCTATGGCGCCTGGGCGCGCTATCTGCGCGGGCAAGCCGCCGCGCACGCGCCAGACGCGCAGTACTGGCTGGAGCAGCCAGCCGGCGATTTCCCGTCACCGGACCACACCGGCGGCGCCGCGCGCCTACGCGACCAACGACGCGTCGAGGTCAGCCTGACGCGCGAACAGACGCAGGCCCTGCTGCGGCAGGCGCCCGCCGCCTACCGAACGCAGGTCAACGACCTGTTGCTGGCCTCGCTCGCCTCGGCCCTGAGGCACTGGCACGGCGTGCGCGCGGTCCGCATCGACCTGGAAGGCCATGGCCGCGAAAGTGGAGCTGAGTCTCCCGCGCCGCCGCGCGATGCCGAACCACCGCATGGTGCCGAGTCGCCGCATGGTGCCGAATCGCCGCACGGTGCCGAATCGCCGCACGGCGACACCGTGACGCACGCTGACGCGCCCGACGTCTCGCGCACCGTGGGCTGGTTCACCAGCATCTACCCGGTCGTCCTGGACACGGACGGCGAACCGGAACAGCTGATCCGCCGCACCAAGGAACAACTGCGCGCCATTCCCCGCAACGGCATAGGCCATGGCGTCCTGAAACAATGGGGCGACCCATCCGTCCGCGACGCACTGGCAAATGCGCCCCAGGCCTCCATCCTCTTCAACTACCTGGGCCAGTTCGACGCCGGCGAAAGCAACGGCAGCGACTGGCGTATCGCGAACGAAAGCGCCGGACCGGGCCAACACGCCCAGGCGCCGATATCGCATCCCCTGACGATCAATGGCCGCGTGTACGGCGGACGGTTGTCGCTGGAATTGAGTTATCGCGGCGGGCAGTGGGCCGAAGCGAGCATGCGCGACCTGGCCGCCTGCTGGACACAGGCGCTGTCGGCCGTGATCGCGCATTGCACCAGCGGCGCGCAGGGCGTCACGCCTTCCGACTTCCCGCTGGCGCGGCTGACGCAGGCCGAACTGGACGCGCTGCCCATTCCCGCGCCGGTCAGCCACTGGCAGGACATCTACCCGGTCACGCCCATGCAGGCCGGCATGCTGTTCCATGCCGTCTATGAACGCGACGCCACCCCCGCCACTGCCACGTCCACCGCTATGGATACGGCGACGCCGACGGCCGCCGCCACATCGCCCGTCGCCACATCGGCCGCCGCCATCCCGGCGGTCGCTGCCAGCCAACCCTACATCAACCAGCTGCGCGTCGACGTGCGCGGCCTGGATGCAAGGCGCTTCCAGGCCGCCTGGGTAGCCGCCGTGGCCCGCCACGACGTGCTGCGGACAGGCTTCGTCACCGGCGCGGGCGAGCCCTTGCAATGGGTGGCCCGTCACGCCGAGCTTCCCTTCGAGTACGTCGCCCTGCATGGCGACGCGGACAAGGTTGCGACGCAACTGGGCGCCCTGGCAGCCGCCCAGCGGGCCACCGGATTCGACCTCGCGCGGCCGCCCTTGATGCGCTGCGTGCTGGTGCGCGTGAACGACGACCACGATCATTTGATCTGGACGCATCACCATCTGCTGCTGGACGGATGGAGCCTGTCCCAACTGCTCGCTGAAGTGCTCGGCGACTATGCCGGCAAGGCAGTGCCGCGCCCGGCCGGGCGGTACCGGGATTATCTGCGATGGCTGGCCATGCGTGACACCCAGGCCTCGCAAGCCTACTGGGCCGGCCAACTGCGCGACCTGGAAGCCCCGACCCTGCTGGCGGAGGCGATGTCCACCATGCCCGGCGCGCAGGCCGAGCTGGAAGATCACGGCGCCGCGAGCCGGTATGGCGCCTGGACGCTGAACCTGGACGACACCCAGTGCCAGACGCTGACGGAGTGCGCGCGCCGCGAACGCGTGACCATGAATACCCTGGTCCAGGCCGCCTGGTCCCTGGTGCTGAACCTGCATACCGGCCAGGATACGGTGGCGTTCGGCGCGACGACGTCCGGCCGTCCGGAGGACCTGCCGGGCGTGCAGCACGTGCTCGGCCTGTACATCAATACGCTGCCGGTCCTGGTGCACTTGCGCCCGACACAGACGGCGGGGGACTGGCTGCGCGAGCTTCAGGCGCGCAATGTCGCCGCCCGCGAGCATGAACAGACGCCCTTGTACGAGATCCAGCGCAGTGCCGGCCAAGGTGGCCAGGGCGGGCATGGTGGGCGGGGGCTGTTCGATACGCTGGTCGTCTTCGAGAACTATCCGGTGGACCAGGCGCTCAAGCAGCCCTTGCCCGACGGCGCGCGCTTCAGCGGCCTGGTTAACACGGAGCAGACCAGCTATCCATTGACGCTGGTCGTGACACAGCAGGGCGGCCTGGTCCTGAACTTCAGCTATGACCGAGCACGGTATGACGAAGGCACGGTCAAGGCCCTGGGCCGGCGTTTGATCCAGGCGCTATGGCGGTTGACGGCGATGGTCCGGCAGCCACTGGGCGCGCTGGGCCTGCTGGCGCCCGAGGATTTGGATAGGCTCCGGGCGTGGACCGACGGCGGGGGGCTGGACGATGCCCTGTCCGGATGGCGGGACCGGCCCGTCCACGCCGTGATCGCGGCGCAGGCGGCCCGCACGCCGGATGCGGTCGCGGTCAGCATGGCGGTGGAAGCGCAGGCCGGTGCTGCCGAGTGCAATCCTGGCGAGGCAGTGTCCGATAGGGACGCCGGCGCCGGCGCCGATGGCGATACGCTGACGCTGACCTACGCGGAGCTGGAGCGGCAGTCGAACCGGCTGGCGCGTCGACTCATGTCGCTGGGCGTCGGCCCGGAGCAGCGCGTGGCGATCGCCGCGCATCGACATCCGTCGCTGGTGGTGAGCCTGTTGGCGGTACTCAAGACCGGCGCGGCCTACGTGCCGCTGGATCCGGAGTATCCGGATGATCGTTTGGCCTACATGGTGCAGGACAGCGCGCCGGCGCTGGTGTTGACCCAGTCATGGCTGTTGGATCGCGTACGGACATGGACCGACGCGGTCCTGGCGGTCGACACGCTGGACCTGTCCGGCGAACCAGACGATGCCCCGGACGTGCCGGTGCACGCCGAGCAGACGTGCTACGTGATCTACACATCCGGCTCCACCGGCAAGCCCAAGGGCGCCACGAATCGCCACATCGGCCTGGGCAATCGCCTGGCCTGGATGCAGCGGGCCTACGGCCTCCGCACAGACGACGTCGTGCTGCAGAAGACACCCTTCAGCTTCGACGTCTCGGTATGGGAGTTCTTCTGGCCGCTGATGACGGGCGCGCGTCTGGCGCTGGCCGGCGTGGGCGAGCATCGCGACGCCGAGCGGCTGCTGGCACGCATTGTCGATCAAGGCGTCACGACGCTGCACTTCGTGCCCTCGATGCTGCACGCCTTCGTCTCGCACTGCGAATCATCGCCGGCCGGCGATGCGTCCATGCTGGACGCAGCCCGCCAGGTGCTGCGGCGCGTCTTCTGCAGCGGTGAAGCATTGCCCTCGGAGCTGTGCGCGCGATTCCAGGCCCTGTTTCCGACGACCGAGCTGCATAACCTTTACGGCCCGACGGAAGCGGCCATCGACGTCACCTTCTGGGATTGCGCGAACACCGGCGGCACCGGCGTACCCATCGGCCGCCCGATCGCCGGCCTGCGCACGCATGTGCTGGACGCGAACCTGAACGAAGTTCCCCCTGGTGTAGCCGGAGAGTTGTACCTGGGCGGCACGGGCCTGGGCCGAGGCTACCTGAACCGGCCGGGCCTGACCGCCGATCGCTTCATCGCCGATCCCTTCGGCACAGGCCAGAGGCTTTACCGCACGGGCGACCTGGCACGCTGGAACCACGAAGGCCAGCTCGAATACCTCGGCCGCCTGGACCATCAGGTCAAGCTGCGCGGCCAGCGCATCGAGCTGGGTGAAATCGAAGCGCAGCTGCAGGCGCTGCCCGGCGTGCAGCAGGCGGCGGTACTGGCGCAAACGGGCGCGCCATCGGACGCCTGCAATGCCGGCAATGCCGGTAATTCCAGCACCGCCGCCGGCGCCGCCAGCATGCGCCTGGTCGCGTACGTCACGCCAGCGGACCTGGACGCCACCGCACTACGGCAGGCCCTGGAACAGAACCTGCCTGCCTACATGGTCCCTTCCGCCTTCGTCCTGCTGGACAAGCTCCCGGTGACGGCCAACGGCAAGCTGGACCGCCGGGCGCTCCCCCAAGCCGAATTCACCGCTACGCAAGCCTACGAACCCCCGCAGGGCCAGGCGGAAGAAGCCCTGGCCGCCATCTGGCGCGAGGTCCTCGGCATCGACCCGATCGGTCGCCACGACAACTTCTTCGAAATCGGCGGCGATTCCATCTCCGTGATGCAGGTCTTCGCGCTGCTCCGGCAACGGCATGGCGTGGACGCGGGCGTCCGTGCACTGTTCGACGCCCCCAGCATCACCGCCCTGGCGCGCTCGCCGCAACTCCAGGCCCTGTGCGCGCCAGACACCGCGCGCGCCGACCTGGCGGCAATCGACTCCCTATTGAACGAACTGGAGATCTAG